A region from the Coffea eugenioides isolate CCC68of chromosome 9, Ceug_1.0, whole genome shotgun sequence genome encodes:
- the LOC113783410 gene encoding wall-associated receptor kinase-like 1, which produces MNDLRFIHGLLLFLCLVVLSSAETRFPMAKPGCNDTCGNVTIPYPFGIGPDCALNEAYNIICTDVSGDSIHGLRPYLGLQPGQSSQTTMEVLGISLSDQTVTINYPVSQICSVNGSTVDTALMDTFLAKVPFYVSREHNKLMLLGCGNALLKLINGGPQILSGCTSMCNSTMITGCYGINCCQASIPYYLSQYSLRLTASQNFTSSTCAYAFLVDQNWKLESYINPPKVLLVHAPVVWSWPLNHSEIVTISGCSPRISSLELESSTIPTYQCECSTLGDDTWFYQVNPYLDGACKHAISEISGKGNRKAIITGTTVGAGMLILLITAFCLYNVVKKMYKNKRKEKFYRRMLRQQLSAEDIENAKLFTANELSKATDNFNENRILGQGGQGTVYKGMLNDGKIVAIKKAKNVNDSRFEEFVNELVILLQVNHRNVVKLLGCCLQSEVPLLVYEFIPNGTLYSLIHSQNDDEFPFTWNLRLRIATEIAGALAYLHSDISVPILHRDIKSSNILLDEKYIAKVSDFGTSRSIEVDQTHLTTRVQGTFGYMDPEYFLTSQYTEKSDVYSFGVVLVELLTRQKPVSCIQTGEDVSLSLADRFLKSLNQNSLGTILDPELADERNEEEVIVVAKLAQRCLNSNAKARPTMKETHRELESVKSSKGDSAIHAKFHNPSCVGEEAVGISDSTCYTWTTSSDPVESPSDAYPFMYKTV; this is translated from the exons ATGAATGATCTACGGTTTATCCATGGTTTACTTTTGTTTCTTTGCCTTGTTGTTCTATCTTCAGCTGAGACTAGATTTCCAATGGCGAAGCCAGGATGCAATGATACTTGTGGAAATGTGACAATTCCATACCCATTTGGGATTGGCCCTGACTGTGCTCTCAATGAAGCATACAACATAATCTGTACGGATGTCTCTGGCGATTCCATCCATGGTTTAAGGCCATATCTGGGGCTTCAACCGGGACAAAGTTCCCAAACAACCATGGAGGTGCTGGGAATCTCCCTGAGTGACCAAACTGTAACCATCAATTATCCAGTTTCTCAAATCTGCTCTGTGAACGGGTCAACGGTTGATACGGCCTTGATGGATACTTTCCTTGCTAAAGTTCCTTTCTATGTTTCTAGAGAACATAACAAGCTGATGCTTCTTGGCTGTGGTAATGCTCTCCTCAAATTGATAAATGGCGGTCCGCAGATCTTGTCTGGTTGCACCTCAATGTGTAACAGCACCATGATAACCGGTTGCTATGGTATCAATTGTTGTCAGGCAAGCATTCCATACTACCTCAGCCAATACAGTTTGCGCTTAACAGCCTCTCAGAACTTTACATCTAGCACCTGTGCTTATGCCTTCTTGGTTGACCAAAACTGGAAGTTAGAGAGTTATATCAACCCTCCAAAAGTACTTCTGGTTCATGCTCCTGTTGTTTGGTCCTGGCCCCTTAATCATTCTGAAATCGTTACCATCTCAGGTTGCAGTCCCAGAATAAGCTCCCTTGAGTTAGAATCCAGCACCATTCCCACTTATCAGTGTGAATGCAGCACCTTAGGAGATGATACGTGGTTTTACCAAGTCAATCCATACTTAGATGGTGCCTGCAAACATG CCATTTCGGAAATCAGTGGCAAGGGGAACAGAAAAGCGATTATTACTG GTACTACCGTAGGAGCTGGCATGTTGATTCTTTTGATCACTGCCTTTTGTTTGTACAACGTAGTCAAGAAGATGTACAAAAATAAGCGCAAAGAGAAGTTTTATAGAAGAATGTTAAGACAGCAGTTATCTGCAGAGGATATTGAAAATGCAAAGCTTTTCACTGCTAATGAATTAAGCAAGGCCACTGACAACTTCAATGAAAATCGAATACTCGGTCAAGGTGGTCAAGGTACAGTATATAAAGGGATGTTAAATGATGGAAAGATAGTAGCAATCAAAAAGGCAAAAAATGTGAATGACAGCCGCTTTGAGGAATTTGTCAATGAGTTAGTCATTCTGTTGCAAGTTAATCATAGGAATGTGGTAAAACTCCTAGGCTGCTGTTTGCAAAGTGAAGTCCCCCTACTAGTTTATGAATTCATCCCCAATGGAACCCTTTACAGTCTAATTCATAGCCAGAATGATGATGAGTTCCCATTCACCTGGAACTTGAGACTAAGAATAGCCACAGAGATAGCAGGAGCATTGGCATATCTGCACTCAGATATTTCAGTTCCCATCTTACACAGAGATATCAAATCCAGCAATATACTTTTGGATGAAAAATACATTGCCAAAGTATCTGATTTTGGAACTTCAAGGTCTATTGAAGTCGATCAAACTCATTTAACCACACGTGTTCAAGGGACTTTTGGCTATATGGATCCAGAATACTTTTTGACAAGCCAATACACAGAGAAAAGTGATGTATACAGCTTCGGGGTTGTTCTTGTTGAGCTACTAACAAGACAAAAGCCAGTATCTTGCATACAAACAGGAGAAGATGTTAGCTTGAGTTTGGCAGACAGGTTTCTGAAATCCCTGAATCAGAATTCCCTCGGGACAATTCTTGATCCTGAACTTGCTGATGAGAGAAATGAAGAAGAGGTCATTGTTGTTGCTAAGCTCGCACAACGATGCCTAAACTCTAACGCGAAAGCAAGGCCAACAATGAAGGAAACGCATAGGGAGTTGGAAAGCGTGAAATCATCCAAAGGGGATTCAGCAATTCATGCAAAATTTCACAATCCAAGTTGTGTTGGGGAAGAAGCTGTTGGGATATCTGATAGTACATGTTATACATGGACAACATCAAGTGATCCCGTTGAGTCACCTTCAGATGCTTACCCTTTCATGTATAAAACAGTATAA